The following proteins are encoded in a genomic region of Helicobacter macacae MIT 99-5501:
- a CDS encoding outer membrane beta-barrel protein, giving the protein MATNSISKTKSKVLTRTFGALSLALLGLGSGIASAEESAVFAGVEVGYAASAFENKITVSATGFNQSQSAKYSGDGVKYGLVVGYKQFFTPHFGLRYYANVSLHHAELKSNTVARDYGWKTKVNGTLINYGGNIDALVNFVANDALDFGAFLGVGVGGMTWMGKDLDDHEDYAQSLNSAWSLTSTGLDVALNAGVRLGVGDRHGFELVARIPFIKTTLLDESGSGVIQGAQVNAKLVNYLSHTYAITARYTFSF; this is encoded by the coding sequence ATGGCAACAAACAGCATTAGCAAAACTAAAAGCAAAGTCCTTACTCGCACTTTTGGTGCACTTAGCTTGGCTTTATTAGGTTTAGGAAGTGGCATAGCAAGTGCCGAAGAAAGCGCAGTCTTTGCAGGGGTAGAGGTAGGATATGCCGCAAGTGCGTTTGAAAACAAAATAACAGTAAGCGCGACAGGATTCAATCAATCTCAAAGTGCAAAATATAGCGGAGATGGCGTGAAATATGGGCTAGTCGTGGGATATAAGCAGTTTTTTACCCCACATTTTGGTTTGCGCTACTATGCAAATGTTTCTTTGCATCACGCCGAGCTAAAATCAAACACCGTAGCAAGAGATTATGGCTGGAAAACAAAAGTCAATGGAACGCTTATAAATTACGGAGGAAATATCGATGCGTTGGTAAATTTTGTCGCAAATGACGCACTAGATTTTGGTGCATTTCTAGGTGTGGGTGTAGGTGGAATGACTTGGATGGGCAAAGATTTGGATGACCACGAGGACTATGCCCAATCATTGAACTCCGCTTGGAGTCTAACAAGCACAGGACTAGATGTCGCCCTAAATGCAGGAGTGCGGTTAGGAGTGGGGGATAGGCACGGATTTGAGCTAGTCGCACGCATACCGTTTATAAAAACAACTCTACTAGATGAAAGTGGTAGTGGCGTCATTCAAGGAGCGCAAGTAAATGCCAAACTCGTCAATTATTTATCGCATACTTATGCGATAACCGCACGATATACTTTTAGTTTTTAG
- the infB gene encoding translation initiation factor IF-2: MAIKVKLSEIAQDIARKPEEVVAKAKEMGLKVHNVTSSVDVEIAGYISEYVLTGVNKMPAPKPAKSTTKSTTKSKDSTKTSQAKKSDKEDSDKPKKPTAKKTKDSKKEAEQESKDATKTSPKKSTKSTTQKEAKATKESKEASKQDEADDSTQTQVLPQQATNDKPDIDKDSTLIQRSTGIRIVKKTPQADSTPKPAPQTPRQKAYAPSLHDMLDKEMKDEEPLIRKPKKPKKVAATHREGEQKLQITSREISSKDFDDEQDEIVLFDLNEREIRDEDKENEVRQIITDRVRVQRKNPWLNETRSISRSRRKKPPKQQVESSLSAKSAIVIPEEVRVYEFAEAAGRPLTEVIKVLFGLGLMATKNDFLDKDAIEILAEEFKIEVSIQSEEALSQDGESSFDESELSPRPPVVTIMGHVDHGKTSLLDAIRNSRIASAEAGGITQHIGAYMVEKNGKLISFIDTPGHEAFSQMRARGAQVTDIAIIVIAADDGVKQQTIEALNHAKAAGVEIIIAMNKMDKENANPDKLKSECAELGFMSQDWGGEYEFLPISAKSGEGLENLLESILLHAEILELKAAYNAPTQAIVLEGSIQKGRGPVASVIIKQGTLKVGDPVYAGTAYGRVRSMVNDRGESIDKLEPSSVASIAGLSEVPSAGSKLFVEQSDTTAREKAQKLAIYLRQKELSKSTKVSFEELSEMVAKGQLKTIPLIIKADTQGSLEAIKASVEKLNNDEVQVNVINFGVGGITQSDVELASASENSLILGFGLRPTGIVKTSAKELGVEIKTYSVIYDLLDDVKALISGLMSPLIEEENTGQAEVRETFSISKVGVIAGCMVTDGSIKRGIGVRLIRDGVVVHTGAIASLKRFKDDAKEVAKGYECGIMLENYNDIKVGDVFETFIQVKKAQKI; encoded by the coding sequence ATGGCTATCAAAGTAAAACTATCAGAAATCGCACAAGACATCGCAAGAAAACCAGAAGAGGTTGTCGCAAAAGCCAAAGAGATGGGCTTAAAGGTGCATAATGTAACAAGCTCGGTAGATGTCGAAATCGCAGGCTATATTTCAGAATATGTCCTCACGGGTGTAAATAAAATGCCCGCTCCAAAACCCGCAAAATCTACCACAAAAAGCACGACAAAATCAAAAGATTCTACCAAGACAAGTCAAGCTAAAAAAAGCGATAAAGAGGATAGTGATAAACCAAAAAAACCAACTGCTAAAAAAACTAAAGATTCTAAAAAAGAAGCAGAGCAAGAATCTAAAGATGCTACAAAAACTTCTCCTAAAAAATCTACAAAATCCACTACACAAAAAGAAGCAAAAGCAACAAAAGAATCTAAAGAAGCCTCCAAACAAGATGAAGCAGATGATAGCACACAGACACAAGTTTTGCCACAGCAAGCTACAAATGACAAACCAGACATAGACAAAGATTCTACGCTTATCCAGCGAAGCACAGGCATTCGTATCGTCAAAAAAACTCCCCAAGCAGATTCTACACCCAAGCCAGCTCCACAGACACCTAGACAAAAGGCTTATGCACCATCTTTGCACGATATGCTAGATAAAGAAATGAAAGATGAAGAGCCACTTATTCGCAAGCCCAAAAAGCCAAAAAAAGTCGCAGCTACGCACCGAGAGGGTGAGCAAAAACTTCAAATCACAAGCAGGGAAATAAGTTCAAAAGATTTTGATGATGAGCAAGATGAAATCGTGCTTTTTGACTTAAATGAGCGCGAAATACGCGATGAGGACAAAGAAAACGAGGTTAGGCAAATCATCACTGATAGAGTGCGAGTGCAGCGCAAAAATCCGTGGCTAAATGAGACGCGCTCTATCTCTCGCTCAAGGCGCAAAAAACCACCAAAACAACAAGTAGAATCTAGTTTGAGTGCAAAAAGCGCGATAGTTATCCCCGAAGAAGTGCGTGTATATGAGTTTGCTGAAGCGGCAGGACGACCACTCACAGAAGTCATCAAAGTGCTTTTTGGCTTGGGACTTATGGCGACAAAAAATGACTTTTTAGACAAAGATGCTATTGAGATTTTGGCCGAAGAGTTTAAGATAGAGGTATCTATCCAAAGCGAGGAGGCTCTGTCCCAAGATGGAGAATCTAGCTTTGATGAAAGTGAGCTATCGCCTCGTCCTCCTGTGGTAACGATAATGGGGCACGTAGACCACGGAAAAACTTCATTACTTGATGCGATACGAAATTCACGCATAGCAAGCGCAGAAGCGGGCGGTATCACACAGCATATCGGCGCGTATATGGTAGAAAAAAATGGCAAGCTAATTAGTTTCATAGACACTCCCGGCCACGAAGCGTTTAGCCAAATGCGAGCGCGAGGAGCGCAAGTAACTGACATTGCTATAATCGTAATCGCAGCTGATGATGGCGTGAAGCAACAAACCATAGAAGCCCTAAATCACGCAAAAGCCGCAGGTGTAGAAATCATCATTGCTATGAATAAGATGGACAAAGAAAATGCAAACCCAGATAAACTAAAAAGTGAGTGCGCGGAGCTAGGTTTTATGTCGCAAGATTGGGGTGGGGAGTATGAGTTTTTGCCCATTTCAGCAAAAAGTGGCGAGGGGCTAGAAAATCTGCTAGAATCGATTTTGTTGCACGCAGAGATTTTGGAGCTAAAAGCTGCGTATAACGCTCCTACTCAAGCTATCGTGCTAGAGGGAAGTATCCAAAAAGGGCGAGGACCTGTGGCGAGTGTTATCATCAAGCAAGGCACGCTAAAGGTGGGCGACCCTGTGTATGCGGGCACAGCGTATGGACGCGTGCGCTCTATGGTAAATGATAGAGGCGAGAGTATTGATAAGCTAGAGCCTTCAAGCGTGGCTTCTATCGCGGGGCTATCTGAAGTGCCAAGTGCTGGAAGCAAGCTATTTGTCGAGCAAAGCGATACAACTGCAAGAGAAAAAGCCCAAAAACTAGCCATATATCTGCGACAAAAAGAGCTTAGCAAATCTACAAAAGTTTCTTTTGAGGAGCTAAGCGAAATGGTTGCAAAAGGACAGCTAAAGACTATCCCACTCATCATCAAAGCCGATACACAAGGTAGCCTAGAGGCGATAAAAGCTAGCGTAGAGAAGCTAAATAATGATGAAGTCCAAGTAAATGTGATAAATTTTGGTGTAGGTGGCATAACCCAAAGCGATGTCGAGCTAGCAAGTGCTAGTGAAAATTCACTGATTTTGGGGTTTGGACTGCGTCCTACAGGAATCGTAAAAACAAGCGCGAAAGAACTTGGAGTGGAGATTAAGACTTATTCGGTGATTTATGATTTGCTAGATGATGTCAAAGCCCTAATATCTGGACTTATGAGCCCACTTATTGAGGAGGAAAACACAGGGCAAGCCGAAGTGCGTGAGACATTTAGTATTAGCAAGGTGGGCGTTATCGCTGGTTGTATGGTTACAGATGGTAGTATCAAGCGTGGGATTGGGGTTAGACTTATCCGTGATGGCGTAGTGGTGCACACAGGCGCGATTGCAAGCCTAAAGCGGTTTAAAGATGATGCCAAAGAAGTGGCAAAGGGCTATGAGTGTGGCATAATGCTTGAAAACTACAATGACATTAAGGTGGGCGATGTGTTTGAGACATTTATCCAAGTCAAAAAAGCGCAAAAGATTTAG
- the rbfA gene encoding 30S ribosome-binding factor RbfA, protein MSIHLERTQSLLQELLIEALSQLQDSRINSLNITAVRCSKGKYNAQVYIQANTNDEKEKKEILKTLERAKGILKEYVLNASGWFKCPNLQFSFDDSLEVAQNLEQIFAKIAQDSK, encoded by the coding sequence ATGTCTATCCACCTAGAGCGCACCCAATCCCTCCTCCAAGAGCTACTTATAGAAGCACTATCGCAGTTGCAAGACTCGCGTATAAACTCGCTAAATATCACGGCTGTGCGTTGCTCTAAAGGCAAGTATAATGCCCAAGTCTATATCCAAGCCAACACAAATGATGAAAAAGAAAAAAAAGAGATTTTAAAAACTCTTGAGAGGGCAAAGGGAATCTTAAAAGAATATGTGCTAAATGCTAGTGGGTGGTTTAAGTGCCCAAATCTACAATTTAGCTTTGATGATAGCCTAGAAGTAGCGCAAAATCTAGAGCAAATCTTTGCCAAAATCGCGCAAGATTCCAAATAG
- a CDS encoding ribosome maturation factor RimP, whose protein sequence is MKHKLSYELDREIQSELESLIHSCECELYDIALVRENEVLILRISIMASKGSTTLELCTKVSEIISPFLDVKDFIKDAYHLEVSSPGLERVLKIPRHFMLSVGTKVLVRTIDKNELEAIILGADEEGVEFELEQSSVRIPYAELKKVKTIFEW, encoded by the coding sequence ATGAAGCACAAACTAAGCTATGAGCTAGATAGAGAGATTCAAAGCGAGCTAGAATCACTCATACACTCTTGTGAGTGTGAGCTTTATGACATAGCACTTGTGCGCGAAAATGAAGTGTTGATTTTACGCATTAGCATTATGGCAAGCAAAGGCAGCACCACACTTGAGCTATGCACAAAGGTAAGTGAGATTATCTCGCCTTTTTTAGATGTCAAAGATTTTATAAAAGACGCATATCATTTGGAAGTAAGCTCTCCCGGGCTAGAGAGAGTGCTAAAGATACCAAGACATTTTATGCTATCTGTGGGGACAAAGGTGCTTGTGCGAACTATTGATAAAAACGAGCTAGAAGCCATTATTTTGGGTGCTGATGAAGAGGGTGTAGAGTTTGAGCTAGAGCAATCTAGCGTGCGCATCCCTTATGCAGAATTAAAAAAGGTAAAAACTATTTTTGAGTGGTGA
- the queA gene encoding tRNA preQ1(34) S-adenosylmethionine ribosyltransferase-isomerase QueA: MDSYALQSYEYDLPSELIASYPASPRESARLLIYERASKKITHSSFKNLFKFIPPSTTIILNDTRVLKARIYGTRLGKITAQNPLSKNDKANNKSQNQSSGGKREILFHRFISKDEVLQEISQDKNLAEILSQSKVDFCSLCQTKGKLKNGDIIALEKGYEARVLATLPSGYKVIAFFYRQRQCAQYEIIKMLETIGHIPLPPYIKREDSSLDESEYQTVFATQNGSIAAPTASLHFSKSMLKELYLRFPTATLTLHIGAGTFAPVVSEDIRLHNMHKEWLSIPPKTQKAIKNASKILCVGSSSMRSVECYARALTKLKTTQKSQHLSSDFTNDFTSEVASDFQTQCDIFLHPQNPPIKTDFLLTNFHLPKSTLIMLVASMVGLDEWRKIYNEAIAQKYRFYSYGDAMLIL; encoded by the coding sequence ATGGATTCTTACGCGCTACAAAGCTATGAGTATGATTTGCCAAGCGAGCTTATCGCTAGCTACCCTGCTAGCCCAAGAGAGAGTGCGAGGCTACTTATCTATGAGCGAGCGAGCAAAAAAATCACGCATAGCAGTTTTAAGAATCTATTTAAATTTATCCCGCCTAGCACGACTATTATCCTAAATGATACGCGTGTGCTAAAAGCTAGAATCTATGGCACAAGGCTAGGCAAAATCACTGCCCAAAATCCACTCTCTAAAAACGACAAAGCAAACAATAAATCACAAAATCAATCAAGTGGTGGGAAAAGAGAGATTCTTTTTCATCGTTTTATCAGCAAAGATGAGGTTTTGCAAGAAATATCACAAGATAAAAATCTAGCAGAGATTTTGTCGCAATCTAAGGTGGATTTTTGCTCACTATGTCAGACAAAAGGCAAGCTAAAAAATGGCGACATAATCGCCCTAGAAAAGGGCTATGAAGCTAGAGTGCTTGCCACTCTTCCAAGTGGCTATAAAGTCATCGCATTTTTTTATCGACAAAGGCAATGCGCTCAATATGAAATCATAAAAATGCTAGAAACTATCGGGCATATCCCGCTGCCTCCCTACATAAAGCGCGAGGATAGCTCACTAGATGAGAGCGAATATCAAACCGTATTTGCCACACAAAATGGCTCTATCGCCGCTCCTACGGCTTCGCTGCATTTCTCAAAATCTATGCTTAAAGAGCTATATTTGCGCTTCCCCACTGCTACGCTTACACTTCACATAGGTGCGGGGACATTTGCCCCTGTGGTAAGCGAGGATATTCGCTTACACAATATGCACAAAGAATGGCTAAGTATCCCACCAAAAACGCAAAAAGCGATAAAAAATGCTAGTAAGATTTTGTGTGTGGGAAGCTCATCTATGCGTAGTGTGGAGTGCTATGCGAGGGCTTTGACAAAGCTAAAAACCACGCAAAAATCACAACATTTATCAAGCGATTTCACAAATGACTTTACAAGCGAAGTTGCAAGCGATTTTCAAACGCAGTGCGATATATTTTTGCACCCGCAAAATCCACCTATAAAGACGGATTTTTTGCTTACTAATTTTCATCTGCCAAAATCCACCCTCATAATGCTTGTAGCTTCTATGGTGGGGCTAGATGAGTGGCGCAAAATCTATAATGAAGCGATAGCACAAAAATATCGATTCTACTCCTATGGCGATGCAATGCTGATTTTGTAA
- a CDS encoding DUF448 domain-containing protein has protein sequence MSPFSKYASAKSIRMCVCCRGRFAQAELYRFLVESKNDTQKIIKPYTPQRYATKKDDTNKKGKKGEKKGKSFYFCKKCLQECLADEKQLKKGFAKAIRALPQNLGEIQEIAQEWLSK, from the coding sequence ATGTCCCCTTTTAGCAAATATGCTAGCGCAAAATCTATCCGAATGTGTGTATGCTGTCGCGGGAGGTTTGCTCAAGCGGAGTTGTATCGGTTTTTGGTAGAATCTAAAAACGACACACAAAAAATCATCAAGCCCTATACTCCACAGAGATATGCGACTAAAAAAGATGACACAAACAAAAAAGGCAAAAAGGGCGAAAAAAAAGGAAAAAGCTTTTATTTTTGCAAAAAATGCTTGCAAGAGTGCCTAGCAGATGAAAAGCAGCTTAAAAAGGGATTTGCAAAAGCTATTAGGGCATTGCCTCAAAATCTAGGAGAAATTCAGGAGATTGCACAAGAATGGCTATCAAAGTAA
- the mqnP gene encoding menaquinone biosynthesis prenyltransferase MqnP: protein MASFPPLQILASKIAHFSELVAFKHTIFSASFILIAMCVASVESNGSIWVGTKTFCLCALALITARNFAMGFNRFCDRKIDALNPRTTSRPSVDGRISSFSIAIFCAINALGFIATSYFINHLAFALSVPFLLILGGYSLMKRFSSLAHLVLGISLGLAPIAGVIAVSGEISAWSVILAVGVAFWVAGFDILYSLQDIEVDKREGLFSVPSRFGVRGALIFSRVFHIFAVLAWVWFGMSAGLGAFGFVGIGISAIMLCYEQYLVSKDFANIPKAFFVTNGYLGFILLGFIVLDALV from the coding sequence ATTGCTAGTTTCCCCCCGCTTCAAATCCTTGCTTCAAAAATCGCGCACTTTAGTGAGCTAGTGGCGTTTAAGCATACGATTTTTAGCGCGTCTTTTATTTTGATAGCTATGTGTGTGGCGAGTGTGGAGAGTAATGGTAGCATTTGGGTGGGGACTAAGACATTTTGCCTTTGTGCTCTAGCCCTCATCACTGCGCGAAACTTCGCTATGGGGTTTAATCGCTTTTGTGATAGAAAGATAGATGCGCTAAATCCACGCACCACCTCACGCCCAAGTGTAGATGGCAGAATCTCTAGCTTTTCTATCGCTATTTTTTGTGCGATAAATGCGCTTGGATTTATTGCTACGAGCTATTTTATCAACCATTTGGCATTTGCTCTTAGCGTGCCTTTTTTGCTGATTTTGGGTGGATATAGTTTGATGAAGCGATTTAGCTCTTTGGCGCACTTGGTGCTAGGTATCTCTCTAGGATTAGCCCCCATAGCTGGTGTCATCGCCGTGTCTGGCGAGATAAGTGCTTGGAGTGTGATTTTGGCTGTGGGGGTGGCTTTTTGGGTGGCTGGGTTTGACATTTTGTATTCTTTGCAAGATATTGAAGTGGATAAAAGAGAAGGGCTTTTTTCTGTGCCATCGCGCTTTGGGGTGAGGGGTGCGCTTATTTTTTCAAGAGTGTTTCATATATTTGCGGTTTTGGCGTGGGTGTGGTTTGGTATGAGTGCAGGGCTTGGGGCGTTTGGATTTGTAGGAATTGGCATAAGTGCGATTATGCTGTGCTATGAGCAGTATTTGGTAAGCAAGGATTTTGCCAATATCCCAAAAGCATTTTTTGTAACCAACGGCTATTTGGGATTTATATTGCTTGGATTTATCGTGCTAGACGCGCTTGTTTGA
- a CDS encoding FtsW/RodA/SpoVE family cell cycle protein, translated as MADSRLFLFTSALIGIGVVMSYSLSSYPVLAYHYSELHFVQREFASAVMGILLMWALAQCKPNTFFLKFGFLLFFVAFFLMIVMPFLPESMATSAGGAKRWIRLPLISIAPSEFFKIGFVFFLAWSFSRKFASNQNRNIFQEILVVLPYIAVFVLVVMVLAVMQNDLGQVVLLALTLTIMLIAAGGSSGLFGVLLLVSGSLASLFIATSEHRINRLKSWYANAQDSILPLLPHRFADYLRVENLPEPYQIYHATNALYNGGIFGTGLGNGIIKLGFLSEVHTDMVLAGIGEELGLVGLSVCVLLIIYIVYRILKIANRVQNDVHYLFCVGIAMLIGLSFLINALGVAGLIPLKGIAVPFLSYGGSSMLANCLAIGLVLSLSQVAQYPKH; from the coding sequence ATGGCAGATTCTAGGCTATTTTTATTTACTAGCGCACTCATCGGCATAGGGGTGGTAATGAGCTATTCGCTATCTAGCTATCCCGTGCTAGCATATCATTATAGCGAGCTACACTTCGTGCAAAGGGAGTTTGCAAGTGCGGTTATGGGGATTTTGCTTATGTGGGCTTTGGCTCAATGCAAACCAAACACCTTTTTTCTCAAATTTGGATTTTTGCTATTTTTTGTGGCGTTTTTTTTGATGATTGTTATGCCATTTTTGCCCGAGAGTATGGCGACTTCTGCAGGCGGGGCGAAGCGGTGGATTCGCTTGCCACTTATCTCTATCGCACCTAGCGAGTTTTTTAAGATAGGATTTGTGTTTTTTTTGGCGTGGAGTTTTTCGCGCAAATTTGCCTCAAACCAAAACCGAAATATTTTCCAAGAAATCTTAGTAGTTTTGCCCTATATTGCGGTGTTTGTGCTAGTGGTTATGGTGCTTGCGGTTATGCAAAATGACTTAGGGCAAGTAGTCTTGCTAGCCCTCACGCTAACCATAATGCTAATCGCAGCGGGCGGAAGCTCGGGGCTTTTTGGGGTGTTGCTTTTGGTAAGTGGGAGTTTGGCAAGCCTTTTTATCGCCACTTCAGAGCATAGAATCAATCGCTTAAAATCGTGGTATGCAAATGCCCAAGATTCTATACTGCCACTATTGCCACACCGCTTTGCTGATTATTTGCGCGTAGAAAACCTGCCAGAGCCTTACCAAATCTACCACGCTACCAATGCCCTATATAATGGCGGAATCTTTGGCACAGGACTTGGAAATGGAATCATAAAGCTAGGTTTTTTAAGCGAAGTGCATACTGATATGGTGCTAGCTGGCATAGGCGAGGAGCTAGGGCTAGTAGGGCTTAGTGTGTGTGTGTTACTCATCATCTACATAGTCTATCGCATACTAAAAATCGCAAATCGCGTCCAAAACGATGTGCATTATCTTTTTTGTGTGGGCATTGCTATGCTTATCGGGCTTAGCTTCCTTATAAACGCGCTTGGTGTGGCAGGGCTTATCCCGCTTAAAGGCATTGCCGTGCCTTTCCTTAGCTATGGTGGTAGCTCTATGCTAGCAAACTGCCTAGCAATCGGGCTTGTGCTAAGCCTCTCCCAAGTAGCCCAATACCCTAAACACTAG
- the miaA gene encoding tRNA (adenosine(37)-N6)-dimethylallyltransferase MiaA, whose protein sequence is MHSKHFSHLPDLSGLSNSQDLPHSLHLPRPLPLPPKIFAIVAPTASGKSTLAISLASKLKMRIFSFDSLSIYKHISIASAKPSKEDLAKIKHYGIDELEPREHCSAGVFMRIFTRALEDIAAKSTKQTSNDTSDTNGLILVGGSGFYLHSIMQGLSQQDFTLSDEICQKISTLENPYAFLKSIDEISAKSIHPNDTYRLQKLLCIYFASGMPPSEYFSTHKKTPLLSNIPIYAIDTPKDELNERISKRTNSMIESGLVREAKWLLDTYGSEIQPFKAIGLKECLRDFTNSIDLSDKQNLQNLAQNIATHTRQLAKRQRTFNRSKFPSAICLPYHRLEEKILQDFS, encoded by the coding sequence ATGCACTCCAAGCACTTTTCGCATTTGCCCGACTTATCAGGCTTGTCAAATTCACAAGACTTGCCACACTCACTGCACCTCCCACGCCCACTACCCTTGCCACCAAAGATTTTTGCCATTGTCGCGCCTACTGCAAGTGGCAAAAGCACTCTTGCTATAAGCCTTGCTAGCAAGCTAAAAATGCGGATTTTCTCATTTGATTCTCTAAGCATTTATAAGCATATCTCTATCGCTTCAGCAAAGCCTAGCAAAGAGGATTTAGCCAAAATCAAGCACTATGGCATAGATGAGCTAGAGCCTAGAGAGCATTGCAGTGCAGGTGTGTTTATGAGGATTTTTACGCGTGCACTAGAGGACATAGCAGCCAAATCAACAAAACAAACAAGCAATGACACTAGCGATACTAACGGGCTTATCCTAGTGGGTGGAAGCGGATTTTATCTGCATAGCATTATGCAGGGACTATCCCAGCAAGATTTTACGCTTAGCGATGAGATTTGCCAAAAAATCTCTACACTAGAAAATCCTTACGCATTTCTAAAATCTATTGATGAGATTTCAGCAAAATCTATCCACCCAAACGATACTTACAGGTTGCAAAAACTGCTATGTATTTACTTCGCAAGTGGTATGCCACCAAGTGAGTATTTTTCCACGCATAAAAAAACTCCGCTTTTGTCAAATATCCCTATCTACGCCATAGACACGCCAAAAGATGAGCTAAATGAGCGCATAAGCAAGCGCACAAACTCAATGATAGAAAGCGGGCTAGTGCGCGAAGCAAAATGGCTTTTAGATACTTATGGAAGTGAGATTCAGCCATTTAAAGCTATCGGGCTAAAAGAATGCCTCCGAGATTTTACAAACAGCATTGATTTGAGCGATAAGCAAAATCTACAAAATCTAGCACAAAATATCGCCACACACACAAGGCAGCTTGCCAAGCGACAGCGCACTTTTAACCGCTCAAAGTTTCCTAGTGCGATTTGCTTGCCCTATCATAGACTAGAAGAGAAAATTTTGCAAGATTTTTCTTAA
- the tatC gene encoding twin-arginine translocase subunit TatC — MFEDLKPHIQDLRKRLVISTAMILVAFIVCFSFWKSIFEFVKSPIERAFSDNIKGTLMQLTPLEGIFSAMSISFLAALVISTPVIFWQIWLFVAPGLYKKEKKIILPFVFFGSAMFALGAAFAYYIVFPFMIKYILMFGNDMFAANISIESYVGFFIRIVLGFGVAFELPVLAYFLARVGLITDESLKNFFKYAVVLIFIIAAIITPPDPFSQLLMAIPLVGLYGLAIIIAYFTNPAQKPKKPAKKSTHNFSQGKKDSAKTDKN, encoded by the coding sequence ATGTTTGAAGATTTAAAGCCACATATACAGGATTTGCGCAAGCGACTTGTCATCTCTACCGCTATGATTTTGGTGGCGTTTATTGTGTGCTTTAGCTTTTGGAAGTCCATATTTGAGTTTGTAAAATCCCCCATTGAGCGTGCATTTAGCGATAATATCAAGGGGACTTTGATGCAGCTTACCCCACTAGAGGGGATTTTTTCTGCGATGAGTATTTCATTTTTGGCAGCACTTGTGATTTCTACGCCTGTTATTTTTTGGCAGATTTGGCTTTTTGTCGCACCGGGATTGTATAAAAAAGAAAAAAAAATCATCTTGCCATTTGTGTTTTTTGGTAGTGCTATGTTTGCGCTAGGTGCGGCATTTGCCTACTATATTGTGTTTCCTTTTATGATTAAGTATATTTTGATGTTTGGAAATGATATGTTTGCAGCAAATATATCTATTGAAAGTTATGTGGGATTTTTTATCCGCATTGTGCTTGGGTTTGGTGTGGCATTTGAGCTACCTGTGCTTGCTTACTTTCTAGCACGCGTGGGGCTTATCACTGATGAAAGCCTAAAAAATTTCTTTAAATACGCCGTAGTGCTGATTTTTATCATCGCTGCTATCATCACGCCTCCAGACCCATTCTCACAGCTACTAATGGCAATCCCACTTGTAGGGCTATATGGGCTTGCTATTATCATTGCCTACTTTACCAATCCCGCTCAAAAGCCAAAAAAGCCCGCAAAAAAATCTACCCACAATTTTTCACAAGGCAAAAAAGATTCTGCCAAGACAGATAAAAACTGA
- a CDS encoding F0F1 ATP synthase subunit A has protein sequence MENRLFTIASLFSTDHHFIIAFYTIVCAVVTVAVAKLATRKMSVIPNFLQNLHEAAISGMLYMAKDVIGEEKARKYFPLAGTIGFYVFYCNIIGMIPGFEAPTSAWDFTLVLALIVFFYYHFEGIRTQGVIHYFAHFMGPVKWLAPLMFPIEIISHLSRIISLSFRLFGNIKGDDMFLLVMLMLVPYLVPVVPFAILLFMAVLQAFVFMILTYVYLAGAVVVDEGHA, from the coding sequence ATGGAAAACCGACTTTTTACCATTGCAAGTCTTTTTAGCACTGACCACCACTTCATCATCGCTTTTTACACTATCGTTTGTGCTGTCGTAACCGTGGCGGTGGCAAAACTAGCCACGCGCAAAATGAGCGTGATTCCAAACTTTTTGCAAAATCTCCACGAAGCTGCCATAAGCGGAATGCTCTATATGGCAAAAGATGTCATCGGTGAGGAAAAAGCACGCAAATACTTTCCACTTGCTGGCACGATAGGATTTTATGTGTTTTATTGCAATATTATCGGTATGATTCCGGGCTTTGAAGCTCCTACTTCTGCGTGGGATTTCACGCTTGTGCTAGCATTGATTGTGTTTTTTTATTATCACTTTGAGGGGATTCGCACACAGGGTGTTATCCACTATTTTGCGCACTTTATGGGACCTGTCAAATGGCTAGCCCCACTTATGTTTCCTATCGAAATCATCTCTCATCTATCTCGTATTATTTCGCTTTCTTTCCGTCTTTTTGGAAATATCAAGGGTGATGATATGTTTTTGCTTGTTATGCTTATGCTTGTGCCATATCTTGTGCCTGTTGTGCCTTTTGCGATTTTGCTTTTTATGGCTGTGTTGCAAGCATTTGTATTTATGATTTTGACTTATGTGTATTTGGCTGGCGCAGTCGTAGTCGATGAGGGGCACGCATAG